In Podospora pseudopauciseta strain CBS 411.78 chromosome 3, whole genome shotgun sequence, one genomic interval encodes:
- a CDS encoding hypothetical protein (EggNog:ENOG503P3VD) — MSSQNFPARNVCFAFSTIHLPSETILNTSPSEPQRDLVSRDWIYSPRSNIPIASDKGWFTSLVPFQSQVTHTTSESSSPVTLAVSGIGEVSVNTKQNTRCKEHPYEPGTSTDFTLRIRRPVLLVPDFWLQHPDAQCPSFGQ; from the exons ATGAGTTCTCAAAACTTCCCGGCTCGCAACGTCTGTTTCGCCTTTTCAACCATCCACCTTCCATCTGAAACGA TTCTCAACACGTCACCCTCAGAGCCGCAGCGCGACCTCGTATCCCGCGACTGGATCTACTCCCCCAGATCCAATATCCC CATCGCTAGCGACAAAGGCTGGTTCACCTCCCTAGTACCCTTCCAAAGCCAAGtcacacacaccacctccgAAAGCAGCTCACCCGTCACCCTCGCCGTCTCAGGCATCGGAGAAGTTTCCGTCAACACCAAGCAGAACACACGCTGCAAAGAACACCCCTATGAACCAGGCACCTCGACCGATTTTACCTTGAGGATCAGACGCCCTGTTTTGCTCGTGCCCGACTTTTGGCTACAACATCCTGACGCACAGTGTCCATCGTTCGGACAGTAA
- a CDS encoding hypothetical protein (COG:S; EggNog:ENOG503PC83): protein MKLLAFLPLASASIVILPGGSPLPYRPSTNITLSSASDLLRQSAPNEFPNSTVQLLLSAYSGTLEPAAASTNFSSHLPSGDSFVRSAIQAWGEHLHLVLRPDEIWFTILTQMNFYMETHAEAVRHLFVKHQGQEVIFIEDHTWTDVLWRFKEEIQKRVLTPWLEEWIVPGFSTTTDNDVMTSNILMMGLVKAYFRYEGGIICGLPSVTLEGTREDWVKLEKKLERLEFFGEEPKEYKRRLAPIFKRFVKSWDEPDSAETKRFWNSIVFASYSNICGAAPLDVSGWITGFFYWDEQGQPWGRGGRSVVQLDGVDYWSQDITRLPVGYARAPFIMRDFGGKDRFEAYVAAGNLGKRVMEGWPVGYEAALERSTGAKVDRERLRTQRGGHATLRPLSAWMLYGPLAHNATKTYKAAEAELGLLASRTKANLGETCAKPQE, encoded by the coding sequence ATGAagctcctcgccttcctccctctcgccAGCGCGAGCATTGTGATCCTCCCAGGCggctccccccttccctaccgcccctccaccaacatcaccctctcctccgcctcggacctcctccgccaatcCGCCCCAAACGAATTCCCCAACTCCACCGTACAACTCCTCCTGTCAGCCTACTCCGGCACCCTCGAGCCCGCCGCCGCATCAACAaacttctcctcccacctcccctcgGGCGACTCTTTTGTCAGGAGCGCAATCCAAGCGTGGGGTGaacacctccacctcgtcctccggCCGGACGAAATCTGGTTCACCATCTTGACCCAAATGAACTTTTACATGGAAACCCACGCCGAAGCCGTCCGCCACCTGTTTGTCAAGCACCAGGGTCAGGAGGTCATCTTTATTGAGGATCACACCTGGACCGACGTCCTCTGGCGATTCAAAGAAGAGATTCAGAAGCGGGTGCTGACGCCCTGGTTGGAGGAGTGGATCGTCCCTGGGTTTTCGACCACGACGGACAACGATGTTATGACGTCCAATATTCTGATGATGGGGCTCGTCAAGGCTTACTTTCGCTACGAGGGCGGGATTATCTGCGGGCTTCCGTCTGTCACACTGGAGGGGACGAGGGAGGATTGGGTCAAGTTGGAGAAGAAACTGGAAAGGCTGGAGTTTTTCGGGGAGGAGCCGAAGGAGTATAAACGCCGGTTGGCGCCGATTTTCAAGAGGTTTGTCAAATCCTGGGATGAGCCTGACTCGGCCGAGACGAAGAGGTTTTGGAATAGTATTGTTTTTGCGAGCTACAGCAACATCTGCGGTGCCGCTCCCCTAGACGTGAGCGGTTGGATCACCGGGTTCTTCTACTGGGATGAGCAAGGGCAGCcgtgggggagagggggacggTCAGTGGTCCAGTTGGATGGGGTTGACTACTGGAGTCAGGATATTACCCGGCTTCCCGTCGGGTATGCCAGGGCGCCGTTTATCATGAGGGATTTTGGGGGAAAGGATCGGTTTGAGGCATATGTTGCGGCGGGTAacttggggaagagggtgatggaggggtggccAGTGGGGTACGAGGCTGCGCTGGAGAGGTCAACCGGGGCGAAGGTGGAtagggagaggttgaggacgCAGAGGGGGGGTCATGCTACGCTGAGGCCGCTGTCGGCTTGGATGCTTTATGGACCGTTGGCGCATAACGCGACGAAGACGTACAAGGCTGCGGAGGcggagttggggttgttggcgagCAGGACGAAGGCGAATCTTGGGGAGACTTGTGCGAAGCCTCAGGAGTAG
- a CDS encoding hypothetical protein (EggNog:ENOG503P3VD), with translation MVPPYTAEEKQWLRVHFDGEFKFLMAYGLSIYDEDERAEGRLIARAMMANDG, from the coding sequence ATGGTGCCTCCTTATACAGCGGAAGAGAAGCAATGGCTTCGAGTCCATTTCGACGGCGAGTTCAAGTTTCTTATGGCCTACGGCCTCAGCATctacgacgaggatgaaCGGGCCGAGGGAAGACTTATTGCACGCGCGATGATGGCGAAtgatgggtga